Below is a genomic region from Syngnathoides biaculeatus isolate LvHL_M chromosome 5, ASM1980259v1, whole genome shotgun sequence.
CGCACTACTCAGCTGCGACTGTCTCAAATAATGACGACGGAAGTTGTGGAGTTGTCCCAAAGTggtggtttggggggggggggggtgaattggAGAACAGTCGAAGTGATTCATTCCCGTCAGGTGACTGACGGACGGGCGGACCGGCCTCAAGCTCTGAGTCACTAAAACACAAACGGAGTCCTCAAAATACACGCATATACTTTGCTGAGACCGCAAAATGGAGCGTCCGCAAGCTGGAAATGATTCTATTATGTTATGCGtttcatttccctttttttttttaattattatttccaaACATCACACTTTGGACTCCATCATATCAATTGTatgaagtacattttttttcaagtgtaaaaCTCAACAGGCCTCGGCTTCGCTATCTACTGTAAATGATTAAAAGCTTATACGTAACTCTTTCACTAATGAATCACCCATTGTGCCCTCAAGTGACATTCAAATCCGGAtggcatatttttttatgataaccCCGATTCGACACCAGACAATTAAGAAAATGCAGTACGTAGTTATCGTACGGTTATTCTGGAGAATCGCTTGGAAGAAACTTACTGTGTGACTTTGGAGTCGTTTTTCTCAGTGGGGAGGAATGAGTCATCGCCAAGGATCCGCAAGAGACACTTGTCGGGTCAATCTGCGGTTATGTGTCATGTATGATAAAAATATGACCGAACAAAGCCACATTTGATCAATGACCAAATCATTtgaccaaaaatatatatttttttaaattaagaatgACATTTTCCGGCATATTCATTCGGATGGAAACTGAAACCTATTTTCCGCAGTCAGCTGATTAGTTATATTCATATAATACACGCGAGAGGTTGACAATTTCAGCAGACTTCATGTTCtttggaaaggagaagaagctgCGGGGAACTCTGACAAATACAGCAAACGCAGCTTTGTGGATCATTTCATGCAGCCAAAATTGGAGCACTGTACTgaggtcattaaaaaaaaaaaaaaaaaaaaaaacacacagaacaCCAAAAAAGGAACATGAAAAGATTTAAACTGTCCCACATTCCACTACGTCAGTGAATCCAGTTAAAATCGTCTCCGGCTAGAAAAGACAAACACCGCCTCGAGGTGGGTAATAAGTAACACGTGTGCGGTTTCCTCCGTACCGCGCTGCCATTCCAAAGAAATACGTCTGACGCGTGGACCTACTTTTATCTAACTTTGCTTCTTGTTAACTGCGAGGATAAACAGCTGCAGGACGGTACGCAGTCAGCTGGAAGATCTTAATCGTTGCGCAGGTGGCCGCCAAACAGACGGAATGAATTTTTCCGGTGACATCACGCATCCTTTGAATGTGCCACCCAAGTTGACTTGAAGCTCAAGTGGCATGCCTAGAAACATTctcaaatagatattgcaatgaaaaacacatacgacgttattcacttcaatgtctatgcgaaaaaaataaatatgagtggcgAGCGCGTcctccatgcgcaaagttgccgaagtgtcattcgacagccaagtggtcgccgtattgcCTGCAAGGTCTGTTGATGACGTCACTCCGGGACGTTCGCAGAGGAACAACGGAGATTTTCCGATTTTTGCGAAGCCCCTGGTGACAAATGACCTGGGCAATcctaccctatcgtttcgaaaCAGATTTTGATGATATATGatcactaacaacagactccctgacagtatgtagcgtactcgggAGGACCCGCGCCGGGGGGAAGCTACTTTCTCCTCCCGCGTGCGGCAAAACCACCTTCCccggcgagcccgacacggAAGATCCGCGGCGAGCCTGACGCGGAAGCTTGCGCCGgggagcccgacgcggaagccttccccggcgagcccgacgcggaagccttcacctgtgagcccgacgcggaagtcTTCACCGGCGAgcctgacacggaagctcccGGACGAGCCCAACGCGGAAGCGtttgccggcgagcccgacgcggaagcttTCCttggcgagcccgacgcggaaaaACTTCCCTGGCGAGCCCGGCGCGTAAGAACTTccccggcgagcccgacgcggaagccgtccggcGCGCACATAGACACATTTCGCACCCCTGTCTTACGTACGTGGactttgttacgttatgagagacagattacgtggttcCCCCccgactattatttttttttaatagctccatacacacctacctgtcatttggaaccgacgaagctctcgtcctttgcaactgtccaatccatttttcacgacgaaccgtgtcttttgtaaaagtatgaagagtggatccattctcccgaatgttcgaggagtatccagcaatgcaacgagccggcattttggcgaacacgaaggaacaaggagctaccttccagcaggtaaaactggtcTAAACACCTGAAGCctgctaataacgtcacttcctgcttcttctccagaaTAAATCCAtcaagaagattttcatggcgggagtgacaaaaagccacatacgtcaaaatcatgttgggTCCATTCAAGCTggcattttttccattaataacatactaaaaatcctgcatttcatgacagcagACCTTTACCCATTCAAAAGCGAGACGGCCTGCgcacacattgaaaaaaacaaatgctaccTGCTCGGGGTGCTGCCAGCCTTTTATCTCAGCCACCGTGTTAAAGGAGTCGGCATCCGGGAGCGTCTCGGCGCCCATCGTGACTCTGACGGTGATCCGCTCTCCCCTCTGCGCAATTCGCCACATCAGCTCGGCATCCTCGATTGTGATGCACGCCGTCGGGATGCGCTTGACACCATCTTGGTAGTCTTGCCAACCTGTGTGAGGACTAAAGACGGCGAGAGACCGAGGTGAAACATTTGCTCGAGAACAGAGGCGTCCGCGTCTGCAGGTATTTGGGTACCTATTTATGGAGAAAGGCGTAACGGATCGAATGAGCGTGGCCACGGCTCCGAATTTCGACGCCTCGGAGGCGCCGTATTCCCGGTATGCCACTGTGGTGCCGTAGCTGACGAACGGCTGGTTGAAGACCACGATCCTCCCTGTGGCCTCGCCGGCTCTGCTCTTCAGTTCCTCAAAAGAACCGACGACCAGCACCTCCGCCTCGATGCCTTCGGACAAGCCGGGGGAAACGTTACAAAGGTGATGCATGTGTTTATGATGCACTGCCTCTTTCATACCAAATATCTGCCAGTTTTAAGATGAATGGGATGCctcaaaattattaattttatcaTACGGTGGCCTTTGTTTCAAGCATAGACTACCAAgcgtgcattaaaaaaaagaaacaatcaagaaacattttttttttcgtttatgtACCAATTAGGCCAAAATCTTCCCTCCGAAGTGTTTCAATTCATGAACATTTCGACCAACTTCTAATTTAGGGATTAGAGCAGGGGCGTGGCACAAagttttctcacgggccacactgTACCtctgatttccctcagagggccgttatgactgtgaaacaaaaatattgaatcgtctcatATCTACATCGTCAATTTATGAAGTcgctttggaatcagaaatcaagggtaatgtttctCGCAACtgtttggttacacaaaaatgtttgtgttatttatgatacatgacaatttgaaattttggtactgatttttttacatggaactcatggaaattgacagtgTAGATtgggcttcgcgggccacgtaaaatcatgcggtgggccggatctggccccaagcccctcgagtttgacaccagtgtagagcattggtttggggAAACCAGAGGTCGCGAGTtcatttctcactggggcctccactccccgagaggggtcgcgtcaggaagggcgtccggcgtgaaaaactgtccaaaacaaatatgagccttcatctCAGATGACGCGCTggggcgaccccgaacgggacaagccgaaagaaagttgttgttgttgtcgtcgtctaCCAATTTGTAATTTATTGACGTGCATGTATAGAGGATTGACAATGAAAGCAAACCAAGCCGTATCGTGATAAGGATGAGTGAgcgctaatttaaaaaaaagatagatagatagatatttagatagatagatagatagatagatagatagatagagatagatagatagatagatagatatgttttctttgccgcttatcctcacgagggtcacagagattgctggagcctatccaggaggcggggtacactctgaactggttgctcgccaatcgcagggcacattgagacaaacagccgcactcgcaatcacacctatgggcaatttagagtgtccaatgaatgttgcatgtttttgggatgtgggaggaaatcggagtgaccggaggaaacatgcaaactccagacaggcgggtcggggattgacGTAATGAATTCATAAAAATTCTAATTCTATTGAGCTTAGCTGACCTTCAGGTGGCGTCCCAACGCTGCTCCCCAGTCCCAGAATAGCCAAATTCTTGGTCCTTGGCGACGTCATCACTGCACTCTCCTTTCCTCGGACCCAGTGTGGGATTTTTACCGGTTCTGGTGACAAAGACCCAAAGACAGACACACAGAAACGTTTTGAATTcttcattcatattttccatGACAACAAAACACGAGATGCTGATCCAGAAAAGTGACCTTTCTCTCCTTTGCATTCTCAGGTCTTGTATAATAAattgaagagcaaaataaaaaaaaattcagaaccCCGTAAAGCTGGCAGCAGGCATGTGACCCTCACGCGTTCGGGTAAAGATCAAGGCGGGATGATGACTGACCCAGATGGACGTCCAAACCGTCCTGCGTCATGGCTTTGTACATGTACTCGATAGCTGTGTCCAGGTTGAGCGAGCCGCTGACGCGGTTCCCGACGGTGTCGGTGAAGTCGGCGAGGCGTCTGTACGAACGGTTCCGAGCAGCTCCGAAGACGGCCAGCTCGATGATCCGTTTGGCCGCATCCGCGTAGCCTGCGACCTCCGCTGCCGCGTCTTCGGGGCGCACTTTGATACACACAACAATTGAAGAGTTCggacgcaaaagcagatgtatccatttttgttgtttctgtagattcttccatttaaatattatttaatattttcatgtttACTCCATCGATGGTGATTCCCTtcaagcacaggtgtcaaacacaaggcccggggcccacaTCTGGCCGGCTACGTCGTGTTATGTGGTCCGCTATAGGAAatcatgtgcatgttttttgtttttttttttaatcaataaacacattttgttaaACAAACTATTGTCCTTGatatctgatttaaaaaataacaattgtgaTCCTATTGTTCTGTGTTTGTAATAATATGATCAAGGAGTTTAGATTAATAAAAATTAGTTTCCTACattttatcccattttttttaaactttttttctgcttttctgCTCTCCCACACACTACTCTGCCAACTCGTGTGTGTGTAATCAGTGTTGACATTATacgttattattgttgtttgacAAAACAAGTCATTGATCAAGTGTATTCCATTGTCATTATCATAATGAACATTTCGCGTCCGTCAAAATTGGCCTCCACCTTTCGATGATGTCGGAAGTGAAACTTTAGGTATCCCTCCGATGTTGAATTATGTATGACCACTTTGGCTTTCTTCAGTGGAGCCGAGAgagtaaaaaatgttgcaaaaataagtatttactCTTAATTTTCATCATTTGCATTATGTGTGTAGTTGGTTGTTGTCAAGCTAAACAACTCCTCCCGATCACAGTGACCTatcaatgtagaaaaaaaagaaaaactttcagaaatttgaaatatatttgttgtACGGTACACAGTCAGCTTGCTCATCACGTTGCTCAGTGAAGGTCGACCGTGTGTACGAGTTTTAAATTATTATCGTATTAAATGCTAACAACAGTAGCCCAAATTGTCCACCCAGTCTGCAAGCTCACTTATTTTCCTGTCTGCTTGCACTTATTTTATAACTACTAtgttatattttgcatttcattttccaatatggcggcacggtggagcagctggaaagcggtagcctcacaggtctgaagatcccgggttcaatcccgaacccacctgtttgcatgttctcccccgtgcctgcgtgggttttttctccgggcactccagtttcctctcacatccccaaaaaatgcaacattaattggacactctaaattgaccctaggtgtgattgtgaattgcggctgtttgtctcgatgtgccctgcgatcgggtGGAAGCCAGTTCTGGGtggaaccccgcctcctgccagttgacagctgggataagactccagcgctccctgcgacccttttgaggataagcggccaagaaaatggatggatggatggatggatggattttccaatatactgtacattttgacAGCATGATCATTTAAGACAATTAATATGCAGTCTCAAAGGCACCTCATGGTTACATTGACTCaataaatggctaaaaaaaaaaatgtaaaaatgaaagagCGTTTGTAGTACCTTTCCGTGCAGTACCGTTGACTTCAGTTGTGCCAATATCTGATGTTGGGGGTCGCCCATCCAGGGCTGTCAGCaaggaaaatgccacaaagatgGAGAAGTGGAGACAGACTTTTCTGAGCCGTGCCATCTGTCGTTGCCACAAAATAACAAATCAAAACTGTTCAAAACTGCAGAATATAAAAAGCACTAATAAGGATGCACGATTATAAGCATGATTCAGCACACTTCACTTCACTTGAAACTAAAGTAAGAGGAAGCTAATGTTTCACTTTCACTGAGAATAAACTCAGAACGAAAGTTATGCAGCCGTGACCACGCAGCACATATTTATTAATTCAAACAAATAATCGGATACGTTCATACCTTTGATTCAGGTGCAGTCCGAGTGGGGGGCAACGAGGTCGCTTCGCAACAAATCAAAACCCCGCCGGTGTTCTGTCGAAATAAGCTCACAAtttatacaaatgtaaaaaaaaaaaaaaaaaaaaaaaaaaaagttaaaagtggGGGTCAGAAAACAAAATCTTGTAGGCCAAGATAGCAGCCCGGCGGCtcgtgttttttggggggctgcCTACGTCTTCACGAtatttaccccccaaaaaatgacggGAAAAATTGATGTCAACAACTTGCTGAGATTCCGATTGCTAACTTCCTCTCGGgacactttcaaaataaaagtttgagaAGCCCTTCGAAGTAAAAAGTATCAGCACTGCATATGAAAAAGGTACAGATGTCCAATCAGTTTATGTAGACTGTGGATGACCAGGAgttccaaaatgaaaataaatgcatacaTTGACTAAATAATTAAATGTGTCACGAACCGTTTAATATTTTGgtatgtattttaatatttcaaaatattcctTCGTTCAATACTCATTTAtttcgagactttttttttaataatctcaACATTAATTCAATTATTTAATTGTCCTATAGGCCATACAAGGAAGagaacacaaataaatacatacataaatagaatagacatttataaataaatggaataaatattgaaatcaataaatgtgaaaataaatacattgaaattaaaAGACAGCTATGGAAGTAAGTACGTGGAAATAAataatcacagaaataaataaataaatacactgacatatttaaataaacagaAATAGCTGAATACTTCATgatattttattctttatttatgtatttatttttaccatttgGTCCTCAGATTAGAATTGAGTGACATTCTTATGACAGCGGTCTAAATTTGTGCAGAAATGCATTGGCAGccgatcaaaaaaaaaacccaacttatAACCAAGTCAATATTTGTAAGTAAAACACGTGGTGTATATAAATAcagaacaatgaaatgaaaaatatgaagaatTGTGGCAACTGAGCCTGCTTTCTTGTGGCACTTGACCACATATTCTTGGAACCTCGACAAGTGTTGTAAAATGAGAACggcctgtaaaaaaataaatacataaaaacccagaaaaaaatccatgatcAGGATTGTGAATGTAAAAACTGTTGAAAgtcataaatacaaatattaatgtCAATACTGTAAATACTTATACTTGTATACTTGTAATTTCTGCATCTCAGTAAATCATGTATTTATTGATGCACATGACTATGTGCCAATGAGgtataattgtatttatttattttttctttatcttGTCTTAAAGCACCTACTATATCACACatgtcaaacgcaaggcccgggggccagatctggcccgcctcttgattctatgtggcccgcaaaggcaaattatgagtatgaACTTCcaagatttttgttaaaatctgtaccaaaacatcaaattgccatatcataaatgaaaatgttgagatgtTGCGAGCATTATTGTGTACATTATTGTGTCAGCAACACTTTAAAAACACgttaaccttgatttctaatttcaAAACTAGGTCATAAATTTCGCATGTAAACATGAGGTGAAAGATCAAAAAAAAGATCTCTTAATTGATAGGCTGTTAATTCCGAGCCAGTTgtgcaacataaaaaaatatatataatttttgtcCCGTATCCATCGGTGATTTGTGTACCGTTTACTTCCTTTCAGCTCACACTGGCACTGTTGTTTTGTTGctaacccacctcctgcctgaagatagctgggttaggctccaccactcccgtgaccctcgtgaggctaagcggctcagatagcGGAGGGACGCCCTCAACCGATTTTTGCTAAacc
It encodes:
- the LOC133501353 gene encoding carboxypeptidase Q-like, coding for MARLRKVCLHFSIFVAFSLLTALDGRPPTSDIGTTEVNGTARKVRPEDAAAEVAGYADAAKRIIELAVFGAARNRSYRRLADFTDTVGNRVSGSLNLDTAIEYMYKAMTQDGLDVHLEPVKIPHWVRGKESAVMTSPRTKNLAILGLGSSVGTPPEGIEAEVLVVGSFEELKSRAGEATGRIVVFNQPFVSYGTTVAYREYGASEASKFGAVATLIRSVTPFSINSPHTGWQDYQDGVKRIPTACITIEDAELMWRIAQRGERITVRVTMGAETLPDADSFNTVAEIKGWQHPEQVVLLSGHLDSWDVGQGAMDDGGGAMISWEALSLIKQLGLRPRRTLRTVLWTGEEQGGVGAQQYYDLHKVNVSNFDLVMESDMGTFSPVGLQFTGSLAAQKVMAEVVKLLAPLNTTKLETNGEGTDISPWMQAGVPGASLHVADSRYFWFHHTEADTVSVQDPRDMDLCSALWATVAYVVADLRDMLPR